A window of Periplaneta americana isolate PAMFEO1 chromosome 7, P.americana_PAMFEO1_priV1, whole genome shotgun sequence contains these coding sequences:
- the LOC138703060 gene encoding transmembrane protein 87A isoform X1 yields MKIFTKQVKDFLFSVFPVTVGNAKGSEDVIYSCLNKMLFSQCFDCVCCGISRSRKVGFHIKHISCYPEEQQKDLDIDIEWTLSQSTCWQDVIRFENGEPNSGQTQLAGTLPLDNRTHSMQPVKSRHKCASNIILEEITSSGMKSASAVVPEETKDGKAQESTDKNKKGDQKTDDKSKAEGDAANKDKKDEEKTTSVKQIQNPHLYNPAHPVYTVEYDGVYVLRLLIDSKDKFNATVSIQMQGKYGYLSAADWPLLPFYGAMCLVYVILGLAWLIVSFCQWRDLLRIQFWIGGVILLGMLEKATFYAEYQSINSTGVSVKGAMLLAELVSCGKRTLARMLVIIVSLGFGIVKPRLGPMLHRVVGTGLLYFTLAAIESYLRVMHPKNDPSNQILVASIPLAVLDSAICWWIFTSLVQTTRTLRLRRNLVKLSLYRHFTNTLIFAVISSVVFMLYSIKYHRLALCLTDWKELWVDDAYWHLLFSVLLLVIMILWRPTNNNQRYAFTPLLDAPEDDEEDEQFVNDAFGVKMRGYRSNSPKPKSSNSVEDDLKWVEENIPSSLADTALTTMDSDEEIMTTKFEVSKMQ; encoded by the exons ATGAAAATATTTACGAAACAAGTGAAGGACTTCCTGTTTTCAGTGTTTCCTGTCACCGTCGGCAACGCTAAAGGTAGTGAAGATGTCATCTATTCGTGCCTTAACAAAATGTTATTTTCTCAGTGTTTTGATTGTGTTTGCTGTGGCATTTCCAGATCAAGGAAAGTGGGATTTCATATTAAACACA TTTCCTGTTACCCTGAAGAACAACAGAAAGATTTGGACATAGATATAGAATGGACTCTCTCACAGTCCACTTGCTGGCAGGATGTCATACGCTTTGAGAATGGAGAACCG AATTCAGGACAAACACAGCTAGCAGGCACGTTGCCTCTTGATAACAGAACTCACTCAATGCAACCAGTGAAATCACGGCACAAATGTGCTTCAAACATTATATTG GAAGAGATTACAAGTTCAGGAATGAAGTCTGCATCAGCTGTTGTTCCTGAAGAAACAAAGGACGGAAAAGCTCAGGAAAGTACTGATAAAAACAAGAAGGGTGACCAGAAAACAGATGATAAAAGTAAGGCTGAAGGAGATGCAGCTAATAAAGACAAGAAGGATGAGGAGAAGACAACATCtgtgaaacaaattcaaaatccTCATCTCTAT AATCCTGCTCATCCTGTCTACACAGTTGAATATGACGGTGTGTATGTATTGAGGCTTTTGATTGATAGCAAGGACAAGTTCAATGCTACAGTCAGTATCCAGATGCAGGGCAAATATGGCTACTTATCGGCAGCAGATTGGCCTCTCTTACCT ttttatggaGCCATGTGTCTGGTTTATGTAATATTGGGCTTAGCATGGCTCATCGTGTCTTTCTGCCAGTGGCGTGATTTGTTAAGGATTCAGTTCTGGATTGGGGGTGTAATTCTTCTTGGAATGTTGGAAAAG GCAACTTTCTATGCAGAATACCAAAGCATCAATTCAACAGGAGTTTCAGTAAAGGGTGCCATGTTGCTGGCAGAACTCGTCTCGTGTGGTAAAAGAACATTGGCTAGAATGTTGGTCATCATTGTCAGTCTTGGCTTCGGAATAGTGAA ACCTCGTTTGGGTCCAATGCTTCATCGAGTTGTTGGAACAGGATTGCTGTACTTCACTCTGGCAGCAATTGAGAGCTATCTTCGTGTGATGCACCCAAAAAATGATCCTTCAAATCAAATCCTCGTAGCAAGTATTCCACTGGCTGTGCTTGATTCTGCTATTTGCTGGTGGATCTTCACAAGTCTTGTGCAAACTACAAGGACTCTTAGATTACGAAG aAATCTGGTGAAATTATCCCTGTACAGGCATTTCACCAATACCCTCATATTTGCAGtaatttcttcagttgtttttatgCTTTATTCAATAAAGTACCATCGTCTTGCTCTTTGCCTCACA GACTGGAAAGAGCTATGGGTAGATGACGCATATTGGCATCTCCTCTTCTCTGTTCTGCTCTTGGTAATAATGATTTTGTGGAGGCCTACGAATAACAATCAGAGGTATGCCTTCACACCTCTTCTGGATGCCCCAGAAGATGACGAAGAGGATGAACAGTTTGTTAATGATGCATTTG GTGTTAAGATGAGAGGATACAGAAGTAATTCTCCGAAACCCAAGTCCAGTAATAGTGTG gaaGATG
- the LOC138703060 gene encoding transmembrane protein 87A isoform X2 — MSSIRALTKCYFLSVLIVFAVAFPDQGKWDFILNTERNNVAVPKSLFSGSQIFIQISCYPEEQQKDLDIDIEWTLSQSTCWQDVIRFENGEPNSGQTQLAGTLPLDNRTHSMQPVKSRHKCASNIILEEITSSGMKSASAVVPEETKDGKAQESTDKNKKGDQKTDDKSKAEGDAANKDKKDEEKTTSVKQIQNPHLYNPAHPVYTVEYDGVYVLRLLIDSKDKFNATVSIQMQGKYGYLSAADWPLLPFYGAMCLVYVILGLAWLIVSFCQWRDLLRIQFWIGGVILLGMLEKATFYAEYQSINSTGVSVKGAMLLAELVSCGKRTLARMLVIIVSLGFGIVKPRLGPMLHRVVGTGLLYFTLAAIESYLRVMHPKNDPSNQILVASIPLAVLDSAICWWIFTSLVQTTRTLRLRRNLVKLSLYRHFTNTLIFAVISSVVFMLYSIKYHRLALCLTDWKELWVDDAYWHLLFSVLLLVIMILWRPTNNNQRYAFTPLLDAPEDDEEDEQFVNDAFGVKMRGYRSNSPKPKSSNSVEDDLKWVEENIPSSLADTALTTMDSDEEIMTTKFEVSKMQ; from the exons ATGTCATCTATTCGTGCCTTAACAAAATGTTATTTTCTCAGTGTTTTGATTGTGTTTGCTGTGGCATTTCCAGATCAAGGAAAGTGGGATTTCATATTAAACACA GAGAGAAATAATGTTGCAGTTCCGAAGAGTCTCTTTAGTGGATCTCAAATTTTCATTCAGA TTTCCTGTTACCCTGAAGAACAACAGAAAGATTTGGACATAGATATAGAATGGACTCTCTCACAGTCCACTTGCTGGCAGGATGTCATACGCTTTGAGAATGGAGAACCG AATTCAGGACAAACACAGCTAGCAGGCACGTTGCCTCTTGATAACAGAACTCACTCAATGCAACCAGTGAAATCACGGCACAAATGTGCTTCAAACATTATATTG GAAGAGATTACAAGTTCAGGAATGAAGTCTGCATCAGCTGTTGTTCCTGAAGAAACAAAGGACGGAAAAGCTCAGGAAAGTACTGATAAAAACAAGAAGGGTGACCAGAAAACAGATGATAAAAGTAAGGCTGAAGGAGATGCAGCTAATAAAGACAAGAAGGATGAGGAGAAGACAACATCtgtgaaacaaattcaaaatccTCATCTCTAT AATCCTGCTCATCCTGTCTACACAGTTGAATATGACGGTGTGTATGTATTGAGGCTTTTGATTGATAGCAAGGACAAGTTCAATGCTACAGTCAGTATCCAGATGCAGGGCAAATATGGCTACTTATCGGCAGCAGATTGGCCTCTCTTACCT ttttatggaGCCATGTGTCTGGTTTATGTAATATTGGGCTTAGCATGGCTCATCGTGTCTTTCTGCCAGTGGCGTGATTTGTTAAGGATTCAGTTCTGGATTGGGGGTGTAATTCTTCTTGGAATGTTGGAAAAG GCAACTTTCTATGCAGAATACCAAAGCATCAATTCAACAGGAGTTTCAGTAAAGGGTGCCATGTTGCTGGCAGAACTCGTCTCGTGTGGTAAAAGAACATTGGCTAGAATGTTGGTCATCATTGTCAGTCTTGGCTTCGGAATAGTGAA ACCTCGTTTGGGTCCAATGCTTCATCGAGTTGTTGGAACAGGATTGCTGTACTTCACTCTGGCAGCAATTGAGAGCTATCTTCGTGTGATGCACCCAAAAAATGATCCTTCAAATCAAATCCTCGTAGCAAGTATTCCACTGGCTGTGCTTGATTCTGCTATTTGCTGGTGGATCTTCACAAGTCTTGTGCAAACTACAAGGACTCTTAGATTACGAAG aAATCTGGTGAAATTATCCCTGTACAGGCATTTCACCAATACCCTCATATTTGCAGtaatttcttcagttgtttttatgCTTTATTCAATAAAGTACCATCGTCTTGCTCTTTGCCTCACA GACTGGAAAGAGCTATGGGTAGATGACGCATATTGGCATCTCCTCTTCTCTGTTCTGCTCTTGGTAATAATGATTTTGTGGAGGCCTACGAATAACAATCAGAGGTATGCCTTCACACCTCTTCTGGATGCCCCAGAAGATGACGAAGAGGATGAACAGTTTGTTAATGATGCATTTG GTGTTAAGATGAGAGGATACAGAAGTAATTCTCCGAAACCCAAGTCCAGTAATAGTGTG gaaGATG